CCTCCGCACCTTAGTCGGTCCTGCGATGCTCTTTCTTTTCCGCTTTATTGATCCAGAAGCAGACTTCAATTTGTCACCATTTTCTGCTGacttactctgctttcatttaaaagaaaattttcaatcaaaaaaTTGAATTAGATTACAGATACATAAGCGGTTTGATACTATTGTTGATTTTTACCTTCTCACTGCAGTTGCCATCTTCGCTTTGATTTTCCGGGTCAGATTCTGAGTTCTTTAATTTTGCTGAgaagcttttctttctttttcgggAAGATCTGCTTTTTCCCTTGTCCGAGTCCGAGGAGATATTTGCGTCCATGTCTCTCTCTTCAAGCAACTCTTTTTTAGAAGCTTTCAGTGGATCACTACTTGAGAACTTGAAAGGACTATGTCCCGAAGATGATCTTCGGCGTTTAGGGACTGAAACTACTGACGTTGCATTACCAGCACTCCTTTTGTTAGCCTTCTGATCACTATGAGATGTGTCCGCTTTCTCGACAGGGGAATGTGTATGTCCATTACTGGATTCAAATTTATCCAGCTTTAAGTGATCCAGATTTATCTCCCTCACCATTTTCAAAACATCCACATCCTCCTTTTTACCATTCTCATCATCCTCAGCTGGAACAGATTTGTTCTTTTTCCCCTTTCTGCTCTGAGCTCTCAAACGCTCTACAATTTTACCCAGAGGAAGTTCATTCCCATCACTATCTTCATTATCCATAACCTCAATCTCTGTCGTTGGGGGTATCTCCTGAAACAAGGACAGATATAAATCAATACAAAAATCACTAGACACTGCACTGCAACTCAGATTTTAATATTGAATAACATACAGATATATCAGCATGACTCTCCAACATAAGAGAACTGAAGTGTGCCAAGACGGTTTCATCAGCTAGCCACAATTGCTCTTCACCAACCTGTTTGAAACAAAATGCAATGGGTTAGCAAACATAAACCAGTACAAAGTATGAGGTTAAACAGagtaaatatttaagaaaagacACTAGACAGTTCAGATCGCCACAGATCACTTGAAGCAAGCTCATCATGAAGTTAAAAATCTGAACCAGGGACAAGTTCTCGGTTGTTACCTGAGACTTGTCACCTTCATTTTTTTCACAAGGTTTATACAGCGTTGGAGGCAGTGATACTGGCGTGAATTCCCCTTGTAGATCGAGCTCTTTCTGagttaaatgtttaattattgaCAGCCCAAGCTCGCAGATGGCATGTGAGTTctgttaatataaattatgagaaTGTCAGGTCCATGGCACCGTGACAGGggaaagttattaaaaatagtCATGGCCTTGCTGTTTTTAAAACAGAACAAGCTCAGGGAAAGGTTTTACCAACCTTTGACTTTGATGCATCAGTGACATCTTCTGACTGTTTTATACTACGAAAGATGGAGATAATGGTGGGAACGCACTCATGTTCCTTGTCCCTATCTTCAGCCTTCCCATCTTCCTCTTTATGGAGTAACATTGAAATGATCAAGTGTAATTGTCTGAAATATATATACGATCAGAAATAGAAGTACAAAAATATTAACGAAAAGGACTATTTAAATCGCTAGTGTCACAGTAATAGGCAAATCAAAAATATCTTTACCGATAAATCAGTTCATATTCCTCCACATCCTTGGATTTCTCGACGTCAGGACAAGAAAGATGTGCAAGTGCGTGAACTAGATAAGGAAGGATATGCTGAGGGTAGGGAGAAACTGAATTTGCATCAGTCTGCGCAGAGACTTTCCTCACTTTTGTTTGGTAAGAATGTTGTATTATATCAGCTAGGTTCTGCTTTTCCTGTTATGCCAATCCAGACGCATAGTTTAGTTAGTTAGATTAACAACATTCTCAATTCATAAACATCGTATATGTGTGTTTTAAGTAAAGGGAGATAGCATACCTCCTCTGATACAAGAACATTTGATCCAGTGATATCAAATAAGAATGAACATGCATACTTTGTCTCCAAAACCCGATCCTTTATATACTGGTGAACTTTCCCTAGAAATATTTTCTTAGCCATAGGAaatgatatctacatgaaaggtTAACATTTGTTAAAACAGAACCTAGATCAGATGTAGGATTAGCTTGAAAGGTGCAAATCGAAAAACCAAACTGAATGAAGGTACCTCAGGGGTATTTAGTGTTAAGTGGAAGATATCAACCGGGATTTTATCGTCCCAGTGCCTAGAAAGGCGAAGGACTGCCTTTGCAGCAGCAAGTTTCAAATGGGCCTTGTCAACAGAACTGTAAAAATGCTGCGCATGAGtgtctccatttttttttacagaaagtAACATATTAGCATGTTTAGCACTAATGTTTACTAACCTTGATTCTATATCTTCAGATACTTCCCCAAAGGAAAGAATGTTTTTTAGTAATTCAAGAAGGTCATCAACACCAGTACGTAGGTGAGCATCGTTGAAAGGCAAGTAACTCTTAACCAACGTCTTGATCCCATAAATctatttaagaaaacaaaagaaaaattaaattgacAAGAGAGAAATAACTTTATCAACTTTGACACAAGGTCATTTGCTACTAAAAGATAAAATCAGTTATAAGAAAACTTTCGTCAGACACGAACCTTAAGTTGACACATCTCACTTTTGTCATCCCAGGATAACTTATCTTCGTCTGCAGCTATCTGCAAAGGGGTTTAAATGTCTTccaataagaaaaagaaaagaaaactggAAAGAGGTAGTGAGGTTTCACAGAAAACAAAACATCAGTAATACATACACTTTCGCTTTTGAGGATCTTGTCTCTAATAAACTCAACGACTTCGGTTTCTCTAGTCTCAAAGACCGGCATCGCAATCTGAGCTATGCATCCAAGACTCTGAAGAACGGCTGGCTGATGTCTCTTGTCATCCAGCATGTCCACAAGACCCTGCAAATTCACAAATTACAATTCCATATACTacatataaagttataaactatatctTAGTGATAACTTAAAGCAAAAGATAAATGACAAAACAGAACTGCCACCTTGTATAGAACAGAGAGCGACTTCAAGCCATCATCCTTTGTAATTGATGCTAGTGCATGCACAGCATACTTAGCCTTCTTCCGATTACCTTCTACACACATCCTCTCGAGTAACAGGTCCACAGAACTTTAATGGACAATAAGAGAAACATTATCAATTAGAAAAAGCAGGAACCTAACAAATGACGTGAACTCCAtgctagatatatatatatatatatatatatatatatataaagagttcAGACTTTCACCTCGCTGAAACAATGAGATTCTCCCGAATAGTACCACCTGCCTTTGCCAGAATTTTTAGAGTACCTTCCTTTATaatttcatcatcatctttaaGGAAACCTATCAGTTCTTCTTCAGCCCCGTCAAACAGTGATGGGCAGAAACTTGCGAGAAGCTAAAATCAATGCACAAGCATCAATTTGGTGTATTTGGTTATAAGTAAATGgggaaaaacaaaatattaaagataTGCCAGGCAAATGATTACCCCTAAGAAGTCCATGCAAGATTGAATTCCTGAACTAGTTTTAGAAGCTTTTCTCGCAGAGACTTCCGCTAATATCTCTTTCACATATTCTTTGCTGAATAGCAGATAAGAACATTTTATGGAGAGAGTGCCGAGAAATTCATAGAGAGAATGCTTTTCAGAAAGTATTTTTAGCATATCATCCTGCACACAAATTAAAACCACAACCAAGTTGTAAGGTTAgcgaaaaattaatttttatttacttacaaACTTATTCTCACCCGAATCTTGGACGCTTGCATTATGCTAGTGTTGGGATCAACCAGATTATTCAAAATCTTCCAGATATTAGCATCTTTCAGTTGATCAAGAATCAAAAAGTTCTGCTCGGTCTTTGCGGGATCAGAAAATGCACGTGACATAACTCTGAATCCAAATAGGATCTTTTTCTGCATCTCAGGAGAGTCAGCACTCTGCATTGAACATAAGGTTACAGATATACGCAAAATAAATCCAACCTAAAGTCAAGAAAACAAGTTCTGGTCGAACCTGTTGCTTTAATGACAAATATTTTTGCATTTCTTGTTGCACCCTAAAGatcaagaagaaaaaagatcAATCTTCAATACCAAAAAGGAAAGGACAGGATGATAAAGATCATGCAAAAGTATTAGGTGCTGTGAAAAAATCATCAAATAGACCTTTGTCTTTGCTCCAGTATTTTCTCAAAAGCTTTTGTTTCCGCACTTTCAAACCCGGAAA
This genomic interval from Brassica napus cultivar Da-Ae chromosome A6, Da-Ae, whole genome shotgun sequence contains the following:
- the LOC106400843 gene encoding sister chromatid cohesion protein PDS5 homolog A-like translates to MAQKPEELLKELGSKLDPPPSSKDSLLKLFKEAAVHLSELEQSPPAAVLKSIQPFLDAVIKPEILRHQDKDVKLLVASCVSEITRITAPEAPYSDDIMRDIFQLIVSAFSGLDDVGGPSFGRRVVILETVAKYRSCVVMLDLECDDLVKEVFTTFLDVARDDHPEVVLSSMQSIMIVLLEESEDIQEQLLLILLSKFGRNRSDVGDAARRLAMKVIEQCAQKVESDIKQFLISSVSGDSRFSSSQIDYHEVIYDLYRCAPQTLSGIAPYLTGELLADNLDTRLKAVGLVGELFSLPGRVISEEFSSIFLEFLKRLTDRVIEVRMVILDHIKNCLLSDPSRAEASQIISALRDRLLDYDENIRKQVVSVICDVAVSELASIPIDTIKLVAERLRDKAMLVKTYTMERLSELFRVYCLRCTEGKAGTGDFDWIPGKILRCLYDKDFRSDTIEHILCRSLFPSDFSVKDKVKHWIEIFSGFESAETKAFEKILEQRQRVQQEMQKYLSLKQQSADSPEMQKKILFGFRVMSRAFSDPAKTEQNFLILDQLKDANIWKILNNLVDPNTSIMQASKIRDDMLKILSEKHSLYEFLGTLSIKCSYLLFSKEYVKEILAEVSARKASKTSSGIQSCMDFLGLLASFCPSLFDGAEEELIGFLKDDDEIIKEGTLKILAKAGGTIRENLIVSASSVDLLLERMCVEGNRKKAKYAVHALASITKDDGLKSLSVLYKGLVDMLDDKRHQPAVLQSLGCIAQIAMPVFETRETEVVEFIRDKILKSESIAADEDKLSWDDKSEMCQLKIYGIKTLVKSYLPFNDAHLRTGVDDLLELLKNILSFGEVSEDIESSSVDKAHLKLAAAKAVLRLSRHWDDKIPVDIFHLTLNTPEISFPMAKKIFLGKVHQYIKDRVLETKYACSFLFDITGSNVLVSEEEKQNLADIIQHSYQTKVRKVSAQTDANSVSPYPQHILPYLVHALAHLSCPDVEKSKDVEEYELIYRQLHLIISMLLHKEEDGKAEDRDKEHECVPTIISIFRSIKQSEDVTDASKSKNSHAICELGLSIIKHLTQKELDLQGEFTPVSLPPTLYKPCEKNEGDKSQVGEEQLWLADETVLAHFSSLMLESHADISEIPPTTEIEVMDNEDSDGNELPLGKIVERLRAQSRKGKKNKSVPAEDDENGKKEDVDVLKMVREINLDHLKLDKFESSNGHTHSPVEKADTSHSDQKANKRSAGNATSVVSVPKRRRSSSGHSPFKFSSSDPLKASKKELLEERDMDANISSDSDKGKSRSSRKRKKSFSAKLKNSESDPENQSEDGNCSEKSKSAENGDKLKSASGSIKRKRKSIAGPTKCSTAEKKMVTDELIGCRIDVWWPMDKRFYEGTVKSYDSTKKKHVILYEDGDVEVLRLDKEHWELIETKPAKKSSASKRSSNKKGSSESKRKSRSGLQRKEDPIPTTPKGKRTPKKNIKRKDPEGTANSLSLEDEKPKLRTKKNRASGVVEVAEKASEEKMESSTEQMGEDPKYGGEADEEKSESEGKSRKEGEDDEEAEFKEANAESSGDSEEKETAVENSDSEGKQEEIEAEEDAVDAEASDNETLGAWKSKVAKSSSRKSA